One window of the Arthrobacter sp. D5-1 genome contains the following:
- a CDS encoding ISL3 family transposase, whose amino-acid sequence MDVLYAFIKSQELRALNEPTSPRPDAATAIFNLPDYRVTGTEVLAFGQRRIRVVATAEAGCPSCGVISTRVHSRRSQRLRDIPVAGPVEVVWAKRRFFCDEYLCPRRTFTEETAEVPRRARSTRRLREALVAAVIGSGRAAAEAASSFGVSWWLVQRALDSAALTLPDVDALAPRMLGIDEHRYRSVRFFRDPATKAWKRYEPWMTTIVDLDTGQVLGIVDGRDSEGVGDWLFARPLQWRLGVQVVAIDPSAAFRKALRMWLPRTAVSVDAFHLVKLGNDMLTEVRQRLTQQTHGRRGRSIDPVWANRRLLLRAGDTLSDRARDRLSNVFATDDVTGKLQAAWLVKEQLRALLTTGSLADAAAAKDRLQVLVERAAQPETNRLWRTICRWWKEIEVLIVTGATTAKVEANNTAIKHIKRTGRGFTNARNYKTRILLRSAARTAA is encoded by the coding sequence ATGGATGTTCTCTACGCATTCATCAAGAGTCAGGAGCTACGAGCCTTGAACGAGCCTACTTCGCCGCGCCCCGATGCTGCCACCGCCATTTTCAACCTGCCCGACTACCGGGTCACCGGCACCGAGGTCCTCGCCTTCGGGCAGCGACGGATCCGCGTCGTGGCCACCGCCGAGGCCGGCTGCCCGTCCTGCGGCGTGATCAGCACCCGCGTGCATTCACGCCGGTCACAACGCCTGCGTGACATCCCTGTCGCCGGCCCGGTCGAAGTGGTCTGGGCCAAGCGGAGGTTCTTCTGCGATGAGTACCTGTGCCCCCGCCGGACATTCACCGAGGAGACAGCCGAGGTACCGCGCCGGGCACGGTCCACCCGCCGGCTCCGTGAGGCCCTGGTGGCCGCCGTGATCGGTTCCGGGAGGGCCGCCGCCGAGGCTGCCTCTTCATTCGGTGTCTCGTGGTGGCTTGTCCAGCGGGCACTGGATTCCGCGGCGCTGACGCTGCCCGATGTCGATGCCCTGGCACCGCGGATGCTCGGCATCGATGAACACCGCTACCGGTCCGTGCGGTTCTTCCGCGACCCTGCCACGAAGGCCTGGAAACGCTACGAACCCTGGATGACCACCATCGTCGATCTCGACACCGGACAAGTCCTCGGGATCGTTGACGGCCGCGACAGCGAGGGGGTAGGAGACTGGCTGTTCGCCCGCCCGCTTCAGTGGCGGCTGGGCGTGCAGGTCGTTGCCATCGACCCCTCGGCGGCGTTCCGCAAGGCCCTGCGGATGTGGCTTCCACGCACCGCTGTCTCAGTCGACGCGTTCCACCTGGTCAAGCTCGGCAACGACATGCTCACCGAAGTCCGGCAACGACTCACCCAGCAGACCCATGGTCGGCGGGGGCGCTCCATCGATCCGGTCTGGGCCAACCGGCGACTGCTCCTGCGCGCCGGGGACACGCTCTCGGATCGGGCCCGGGACAGGCTCAGCAACGTGTTCGCGACCGACGATGTCACCGGGAAGCTGCAGGCCGCGTGGCTGGTCAAGGAACAGCTCCGGGCCCTGCTGACTACCGGCTCTCTTGCCGACGCTGCCGCCGCGAAGGACCGGCTGCAGGTCCTGGTCGAGCGAGCCGCGCAGCCGGAGACGAACCGGCTGTGGCGCACAATCTGCCGGTGGTGGAAAGAGATCGAAGTCCTCATTGTCACCGGTGCGACAACCGCGAAAGTGGAAGCCAACAACACCGCGATAAAACACATAAAGAGGACGGGTCGGGGATTCACCAACGCACGCAACTACAAAACCCGTATCCTGTTGCGCAGTGCCGCCAGAACAGCGGCATGA
- a CDS encoding YbjQ family protein — translation MLIVTSNEIPGHRIDAVFGEVMGLTVRSRDIGSQMLAGFRSLGGGELPEMTKALYESRQEVMARMVNEAQQRGANAIVAMRFDTSEMGTNWTEVCAYGTAVYVLPLGEGEPGATGQSIYLTKSAAQQPAQPAQPQQSAQQQFTQPQQPAQPQQFTPPTPPAQSHQF, via the coding sequence ATGTTGATCGTCACTTCCAATGAAATCCCGGGCCACCGGATCGACGCCGTCTTCGGCGAAGTCATGGGCCTCACCGTCCGCTCACGGGACATCGGCTCGCAAATGCTGGCGGGCTTCCGCTCCCTCGGCGGCGGCGAACTGCCCGAAATGACCAAGGCACTCTATGAAAGCCGCCAGGAAGTTATGGCACGCATGGTCAACGAAGCGCAGCAACGTGGCGCCAATGCCATCGTCGCCATGCGGTTCGACACCTCTGAAATGGGTACCAACTGGACCGAAGTCTGTGCGTACGGGACGGCTGTCTACGTACTCCCGCTGGGTGAAGGCGAACCGGGAGCTACAGGACAGTCGATCTACCTGACCAAGTCGGCCGCCCAACAGCCCGCTCAGCCGGCACAGCCGCAGCAGTCAGCACAGCAGCAGTTCACCCAGCCCCAGCAGCCCGCCCAGCCGCAGCAATTTACCCCACCAACTCCCCCGGCCCAGTCTCACCAGTTCTAG
- a CDS encoding Maf family protein → MTRLILASQSPARTKLLTEAGIQHDVLVSDVDEDAVQAKYGVTDAHDTALLLARAKAEAVAALPEAEGALVIGCDSVFEFDGESHGKPYTAEVARERMLRMSGSQGVLHTGHWLVDCRDTAADAEDDEAPEGTGATVGGVSSAEVHFAQMSPREIDAYIATGEPLHCAGSFTIDGLGGAFIRKVNGDPHAVVGLSISTLRDLLVHANVGITELWDNDEQ, encoded by the coding sequence GTGACCCGATTGATTCTCGCCTCCCAGTCCCCCGCCCGCACCAAGCTGCTCACGGAAGCCGGGATCCAGCACGACGTCCTGGTGTCGGACGTTGACGAGGACGCTGTTCAGGCTAAGTACGGAGTGACTGACGCGCACGACACCGCGCTCCTGCTGGCACGGGCCAAGGCCGAGGCAGTTGCCGCCCTCCCCGAAGCCGAAGGCGCGCTGGTCATCGGTTGCGATTCAGTATTCGAATTCGACGGCGAGTCCCACGGCAAGCCGTACACCGCGGAGGTCGCGCGGGAACGGATGTTGCGTATGAGTGGCTCGCAAGGTGTGCTGCACACCGGTCACTGGCTGGTGGACTGCCGGGACACTGCCGCTGACGCCGAGGACGATGAGGCCCCGGAAGGCACCGGCGCTACCGTCGGCGGAGTATCCAGCGCCGAGGTCCACTTTGCCCAGATGAGCCCACGGGAAATCGACGCCTACATCGCCACCGGAGAGCCCCTTCACTGCGCCGGGTCCTTCACCATAGACGGCCTGGGTGGGGCCTTCATCCGCAAGGTCAACGGCGACCCGCACGCCGTCGTCGGGCTTTCCATCTCCACGCTGCGGGACTTGCTGGTCCACGCGAACGTGGGAATCACCGAGCTGTGGGACAACGATGAGCAGTAG
- a CDS encoding MFS transporter, with amino-acid sequence MSSTAPSKEGESTKPVNSRGKVIFASLIGTTIEFYDFYAYATASVLVFPKLFFPDATDINALLSAFAIFGVAFFARPVGAVVFGHFGDKIGRKGTLVASLLTMGIATFLIGLLPTASMPGWAILAPIMLVILRFFQGLALGGEWSGAALLATENAPEGKRAIYGTFPQLGAPIGFIIANVIFIWMNVSLSAEEFLAWGWRVPFLLSAVLVIVGLYVRLKLVESASFTKVIEQDKVQKLPLAATLKSHWRPVVAGTFIMFATYVLFYIMTTFTLSYGTKPTLAGAQAAAEKAGKPMTADQIAAFVPGLGITRSDFLWMLIIGVVFFGIFTVVSGPLAEKWGRRKFLLGVTAGIFVFGALWFTMFGPGQAAAMVGLIVGFTLMGLTFGPMAAILPELFPANVRYTGSAVAYNLSSMIGAAPASFVAIALWSAANGSTWLVGVYMAAAAVVTFIALWLTRETKDMDYENNVS; translated from the coding sequence ATGTCTTCCACCGCACCATCCAAGGAAGGCGAGTCCACTAAGCCAGTGAACTCGCGGGGCAAGGTGATCTTCGCGAGCCTGATCGGCACGACGATCGAGTTCTACGACTTCTACGCCTATGCCACCGCGTCGGTACTCGTCTTCCCGAAACTCTTCTTCCCGGACGCCACAGACATCAACGCGTTGCTCAGTGCGTTCGCCATTTTTGGCGTTGCCTTCTTCGCGCGGCCTGTCGGTGCCGTGGTCTTCGGCCACTTTGGTGACAAGATCGGCCGCAAGGGCACCCTGGTGGCGTCGTTGCTGACCATGGGTATTGCCACGTTCCTCATTGGTCTTCTGCCCACGGCCTCCATGCCGGGTTGGGCCATCCTTGCCCCGATCATGCTGGTCATCCTGCGGTTCTTCCAAGGCCTGGCTTTGGGCGGCGAATGGTCCGGCGCGGCTTTGCTGGCCACGGAGAACGCTCCCGAGGGAAAGCGTGCCATCTACGGAACGTTCCCGCAGCTTGGTGCTCCCATCGGATTCATCATCGCCAACGTCATCTTCATCTGGATGAACGTATCCTTGAGCGCCGAAGAATTCCTGGCCTGGGGCTGGAGGGTTCCGTTCCTCCTCAGCGCCGTCCTGGTGATCGTGGGCCTCTATGTTCGTTTGAAGCTGGTGGAAAGCGCGTCCTTCACCAAGGTCATCGAACAGGACAAGGTGCAGAAGCTGCCCCTCGCAGCCACCCTCAAGAGCCACTGGCGTCCGGTGGTGGCCGGTACGTTCATCATGTTTGCCACCTACGTGCTCTTCTACATCATGACCACGTTCACGCTGTCCTACGGCACCAAGCCCACCCTGGCCGGTGCACAGGCAGCGGCTGAAAAAGCCGGCAAGCCCATGACGGCCGACCAGATTGCCGCTTTCGTTCCCGGCCTGGGAATCACCCGGTCCGACTTCCTCTGGATGCTGATCATCGGCGTCGTCTTCTTCGGCATCTTCACCGTGGTCTCCGGGCCGCTCGCTGAGAAGTGGGGCCGGCGAAAGTTCCTGCTGGGCGTCACCGCCGGTATCTTCGTGTTCGGTGCCCTCTGGTTCACCATGTTCGGTCCCGGCCAGGCAGCGGCCATGGTTGGCCTCATTGTGGGCTTCACACTCATGGGCCTGACCTTCGGGCCCATGGCGGCCATCCTTCCTGAGTTGTTCCCGGCCAACGTCCGGTACACCGGATCAGCCGTGGCCTACAACCTGTCCTCCATGATTGGTGCCGCTCCGGCCTCGTTCGTAGCCATTGCGCTCTGGTCTGCAGCGAACGGCAGCACCTGGCTGGTGGGCGTCTACATGGCCGCCGCCGCAGTGGTGACCTTCATCGCGCTCTGGCTGACGCGCGAGACCAAGGACATGGACTACGAGAACAACGTGTCCTAA
- a CDS encoding TetR family transcriptional regulator: protein MTQTSSQEAAAESSPSEPSAPSRRELNKAATRSSIASAALGLLRSKGSGNFTVEDIAASAGVSRRTFFNYFPSLEAALASVADGFMDHALEQFRLRPADESILESAQAALMALADPMSVAPMAELFSLTHDNRQLARSELEAWEHCTEQIIEAARSRLGAGISELYLHALAGSVISCGKAAMTVWFADRGPDLSAESLAVLRQHLIDAMGLLGAGFAPPSDASVQVSAASPSVPTTTDRF from the coding sequence GTGACTCAAACCAGTAGCCAGGAAGCCGCTGCGGAATCGTCTCCTTCCGAGCCCAGCGCCCCCTCCAGGCGCGAACTCAACAAGGCGGCCACCCGCAGTTCCATCGCTTCCGCAGCCTTGGGCCTTTTGCGTAGCAAAGGGTCCGGCAATTTCACCGTGGAAGACATCGCAGCCAGCGCCGGCGTCTCACGACGAACCTTCTTCAACTACTTCCCCAGCCTCGAAGCCGCCTTGGCATCCGTTGCCGACGGCTTCATGGACCACGCCTTGGAGCAGTTCCGGCTACGCCCGGCGGACGAGTCAATTCTCGAATCCGCCCAGGCAGCCCTCATGGCGCTGGCCGATCCCATGTCCGTGGCACCCATGGCCGAACTCTTCAGCCTGACCCACGACAACCGGCAACTGGCCCGCTCCGAGCTTGAAGCCTGGGAGCACTGCACCGAGCAGATCATTGAAGCCGCCCGCAGCAGACTCGGCGCCGGCATCAGTGAGCTCTACCTCCATGCCTTGGCGGGCTCAGTGATCTCCTGCGGCAAGGCCGCAATGACCGTCTGGTTCGCCGATCGCGGCCCTGATCTCTCGGCGGAATCCCTCGCGGTACTTCGCCAGCACCTCATCGATGCGATGGGCCTCCTGGGCGCCGGCTTCGCGCCGCCGTCGGACGCGTCCGTCCAAGTCTCAGCAGCCTCCCCCTCCGTTCCAACCACCACAGATCGGTTCTGA
- a CDS encoding biotin carboxylase N-terminal domain-containing protein, whose translation MGGTLTIALGSSRTEGVNNLSANPAQPISSPLTKVLIANRGEIAVRIIRAARDEGIASVAVYADPDRDALHVRLADEAYALGGNTAAESYLVMDKIIDVAKQSGADAIHPGYGFLAENADFAAKVIDAGITWIGPSPEAISALGDKVQARHIAEKVGAPLVPGTADPVESADEILKFAEEFGLPVAIKAAFGGGGRGIKVARTMDEIPELYESAVREAIAAFGRGECFIERFLDAPRHVETQCLADAFGNVVVVSTRDCSLQRRNQKLVEEAPAPYLTEEQNKRLYESSKAILKEANYLGAGTCEFLVGQDGTISFLEVNTRLQVEHCVSEEVTGIDLVREQFRIARGEALGYEDPEVRGHSFEFRITGEDPGRNFMPAPGTITTLKNPTGPGVRIDSGVEQGDVISGNFDSMLSKLIITGATREQALQRSRRALEEMVVEGIPTVIPFDLAVVTDPAFAPAEGPFKVHTRWIETEFVNSIPAWSASTAGTDTADAGERQRVVVEVGGKRLEVVLPSGLGGGVAAVSSGPGTKSGKSKKRSRSAGAAAAAAGGNALTSPMQGTIVKVAAAEGDVVAEGDLIVVLEAMKMEQPLTAHKAGTVRGLAATAGETVAAGAVIATIED comes from the coding sequence ATGGGCGGAACCCTCACAATCGCGCTAGGCTCCTCAAGGACAGAAGGAGTCAACAACTTGTCAGCTAACCCGGCGCAGCCCATTTCCAGCCCTCTTACCAAGGTCTTGATTGCCAACCGCGGCGAAATCGCGGTCCGCATCATTCGAGCCGCCCGGGACGAAGGCATTGCCTCCGTAGCGGTCTACGCCGACCCTGACCGTGACGCACTCCATGTCCGACTGGCCGACGAAGCCTATGCTTTGGGCGGCAACACGGCTGCTGAGTCGTACTTGGTGATGGACAAGATCATCGACGTCGCCAAGCAGTCCGGCGCGGACGCGATCCATCCCGGATACGGGTTCCTGGCGGAGAACGCCGATTTCGCTGCCAAAGTCATCGACGCCGGCATCACCTGGATCGGACCCTCCCCCGAGGCCATTTCGGCCCTCGGCGACAAAGTCCAGGCCCGCCACATCGCCGAAAAGGTGGGCGCTCCGCTGGTCCCGGGCACGGCTGACCCGGTGGAATCGGCCGACGAAATCCTGAAGTTTGCCGAAGAGTTCGGCCTCCCGGTCGCCATCAAAGCTGCCTTCGGCGGCGGCGGACGCGGCATCAAGGTCGCCCGCACCATGGACGAGATTCCCGAGCTCTACGAATCGGCCGTCCGGGAGGCCATTGCAGCTTTCGGCCGCGGCGAGTGCTTCATCGAGCGCTTCCTCGATGCTCCGCGGCACGTCGAGACCCAATGCCTGGCCGACGCATTTGGCAACGTCGTGGTGGTCTCCACCCGCGACTGCTCACTGCAGCGCCGTAACCAGAAGCTCGTCGAGGAAGCCCCCGCTCCGTACTTGACCGAAGAGCAGAACAAGCGACTCTACGAATCCTCCAAGGCCATCCTCAAGGAAGCCAACTACCTTGGCGCCGGAACGTGTGAATTCCTGGTGGGCCAGGACGGCACCATTTCCTTCCTCGAAGTCAACACCCGCCTCCAGGTGGAGCACTGCGTGTCCGAGGAAGTCACGGGAATCGACCTGGTCCGCGAGCAGTTCCGCATTGCCCGCGGCGAAGCCCTCGGCTATGAGGACCCTGAGGTCCGCGGCCACTCCTTCGAGTTCCGCATCACCGGCGAGGACCCGGGCCGCAACTTCATGCCTGCCCCCGGCACCATCACCACCCTGAAGAACCCCACCGGCCCCGGCGTCCGGATCGATTCCGGCGTTGAGCAGGGCGACGTGATCAGCGGCAACTTCGACTCCATGCTCTCCAAGCTGATCATCACCGGCGCCACCCGCGAACAAGCGCTCCAGCGTTCACGCCGGGCGTTGGAGGAAATGGTGGTTGAGGGCATCCCCACCGTCATCCCCTTCGACCTCGCAGTGGTCACCGATCCCGCTTTCGCCCCGGCGGAGGGCCCGTTCAAGGTCCACACACGCTGGATCGAAACCGAGTTCGTCAACAGCATCCCGGCGTGGTCTGCCAGCACTGCCGGCACAGACACTGCCGACGCCGGTGAGCGCCAGCGCGTCGTCGTCGAGGTGGGCGGCAAGCGCCTTGAGGTGGTCCTTCCCTCCGGCCTGGGTGGCGGTGTCGCAGCAGTTTCCAGCGGCCCGGGCACCAAGTCCGGCAAGTCCAAGAAGCGCTCCCGTTCAGCTGGCGCTGCGGCTGCTGCAGCCGGTGGCAACGCCCTGACCTCACCGATGCAGGGCACCATCGTCAAGGTGGCAGCTGCTGAAGGCGACGTGGTGGCTGAAGGCGACCTGATCGTGGTTCTCGAAGCCATGAAGATGGAACAGCCCCTCACCGCCCACAAGGCCGGTACCGTACGTGGCCTCGCTGCCACGGCCGGCGAGACTGTTGCCGCCGGCGCAGTTATCGCCACCATCGAGGACTAA
- a CDS encoding MFS transporter — protein sequence MTVDRTVDALAPAQSTATAAPALEHRPGRWIANWDAEDKGQWEAEGRSIAKRNLYWSIFAEFLGFVVWQLWSIVVVQLPAAGFAFDTNQIFWLISIPSLVGATLRIPYTFMVPKFGGRNWTIVSALLLLIPTTGLAICVSNPETPFGVMLLMAGLAGFGGGNFASSMANITFFYPAREKGWALGLNAAGGNLGAAVAQLVVPIAITLLAAGTVNLPMAGIIWIPLIIIAAFGAYKYMNNLTSAKGDVAGSLAALKEPHLWIMAFLYIGTFGSFIGFAGVFPKLIKDYFPDFSSIHVGAVALSLAFLGPLVGSLARPYGGRMADRMGGARMTIASFASMAVITLTMIWTLPLKNFWLFLTLFLLLFLASGFGNGATYRMIPVIFATSSRAARAGAPSTTTARLASSSLGLISAIGAYGGFVIPQVLNASNSASGSYTPAFYGFVGAYVLMLIVCWVFYIHPAQKRNTIGHI from the coding sequence GTGACTGTTGACCGCACCGTAGATGCACTGGCTCCCGCCCAGTCCACTGCCACCGCAGCCCCCGCTCTTGAACACCGCCCCGGCCGCTGGATTGCCAACTGGGATGCCGAGGACAAGGGCCAGTGGGAAGCCGAAGGCCGGTCCATCGCCAAGCGCAATCTCTACTGGTCCATCTTCGCCGAATTCCTCGGTTTCGTCGTCTGGCAGCTCTGGTCCATCGTGGTGGTCCAGCTCCCCGCGGCCGGTTTTGCCTTTGATACCAACCAGATTTTCTGGCTCATCTCCATCCCCAGCCTGGTAGGCGCCACGCTCCGCATTCCCTACACCTTCATGGTTCCCAAGTTCGGTGGCCGGAACTGGACCATCGTCTCGGCGCTGCTCCTGCTGATCCCCACCACAGGCCTGGCTATCTGCGTCTCAAACCCGGAAACGCCCTTCGGCGTCATGCTCCTCATGGCTGGCCTCGCCGGCTTTGGCGGCGGCAACTTCGCCAGCTCGATGGCCAACATCACCTTCTTCTACCCCGCCCGCGAAAAGGGTTGGGCCCTGGGACTGAACGCCGCCGGCGGAAACCTGGGTGCCGCCGTCGCCCAGCTTGTTGTCCCGATCGCCATCACTCTCCTGGCCGCCGGAACCGTCAACCTGCCGATGGCAGGCATCATTTGGATTCCGCTGATCATCATCGCCGCCTTCGGCGCTTACAAGTACATGAACAACCTCACCAGCGCCAAGGGTGACGTAGCCGGTTCGCTTGCCGCCCTCAAGGAGCCGCACCTGTGGATCATGGCGTTCCTGTATATCGGAACGTTCGGTTCCTTCATCGGCTTCGCGGGCGTCTTCCCCAAGCTGATCAAAGACTACTTCCCGGACTTCTCCTCCATCCATGTCGGTGCTGTGGCACTCTCACTTGCCTTCCTGGGCCCGCTGGTTGGCTCCCTGGCCCGTCCCTACGGTGGCCGCATGGCTGACCGCATGGGTGGCGCCCGGATGACCATTGCCTCGTTCGCCTCCATGGCTGTGATCACCTTGACCATGATCTGGACGCTGCCGCTGAAGAACTTCTGGCTCTTCCTCACCTTGTTCCTGCTGCTCTTCCTGGCCAGCGGGTTCGGAAACGGTGCCACGTACCGCATGATCCCTGTCATCTTCGCAACGTCCAGCCGGGCCGCCCGCGCAGGAGCCCCGAGCACCACCACGGCGCGGCTCGCCTCGTCCTCGCTGGGCCTGATCTCCGCGATCGGCGCCTACGGTGGCTTCGTGATCCCCCAGGTGCTGAATGCCTCCAACTCGGCCAGCGGCTCCTACACCCCGGCGTTCTACGGATTCGTTGGAGCCTATGTCCTGATGCTCATCGTCTGCTGGGTCTTCTATATCCACCCTGCCCAGAAGCGCAACACGATCGGACACATCTAG
- a CDS encoding MMPL family transporter gives MASFLYRLGKFSYRRRWLVISIWLAVMVAVGGSAAAFHGTMSNNFTIPGTETQQMADKLKEALPDSSGGSASVVFDAGDAGFDQAKKDAVAAALTKLEAMPDVQGTVNPFTTQEQLDNSAAELAAGEAKAAEGKAQLDTSRAQLEAGEAQLAGVEQQLAASGLTPAQIEAQLAPQRAELAANKEKLDAGAKEAADGAATLALGKRQLEASEGLRFVSSDNKAAVAQVQFKTSINAVDPAVREEVQEIVHGVSSAGVTAYASKEITEDVSEIFGIAEIVGVAVAALVLILMLGTLIAAGLPLLMALIGVAVGVGGTFALTSVIDMSSISPMLALMLGLAVGIDYSLFIVNRHRTQLLAGMDAEESAALATGTSGNAVLFAGLTVIIALAALVVPGLPFLAVMGVAAAATVAVAVVVALTLTPAVLGLIGRRLISKRAWAKAAKHNAEPGHEAADRELEEKRSSGGWGGMVTRHPWVALVLSVVLLGAVALPASQLRLALPDGGSEPVDSQAFKAYDLTRSSFGEGVTGPIVVVGEFPEGLSENDAKNKQFDVADELRSVGNVIAAVPIALSEDRRTAVFQVIPKEGPASAGTVQVVSDLRAKGAVISDDLDVKIGLTGQTAGNIDVSNKLGAALPPYLAIVVGLSLLLLLLVFRSIVVPLLATGGFLLSLAAAFGAVVAVYQWGWLGGIFDVANPGAVLSFLPIILIGVLFGLAMDYQVFITSGMRESFMHGESAKHAVRSGFSHASAVVTAAAIIMVSVFSGFIFSHLTMVRPLGFAMAFGVLIDAFVVRMTIVPAVMYLLGEKAWWLPKWLERVLPDVDVEGAKLERSDRRKADAGELVH, from the coding sequence ATGGCCTCGTTCCTCTACCGTCTCGGCAAGTTTTCGTATCGGCGCCGCTGGCTGGTCATCTCCATCTGGCTGGCCGTCATGGTGGCGGTGGGCGGCTCGGCCGCAGCCTTCCACGGCACCATGTCCAACAACTTCACCATCCCGGGCACCGAAACCCAGCAGATGGCCGACAAACTCAAGGAAGCGCTCCCTGATTCTTCGGGCGGCTCCGCCAGCGTGGTGTTCGACGCCGGAGATGCCGGCTTCGACCAAGCCAAAAAGGACGCGGTCGCGGCTGCGCTCACCAAGCTCGAAGCCATGCCTGACGTGCAGGGGACGGTGAACCCGTTCACCACGCAGGAGCAGTTGGATAACTCCGCGGCTGAGCTCGCGGCCGGTGAAGCCAAGGCCGCCGAGGGCAAGGCACAGCTTGATACTTCCCGCGCGCAGCTGGAGGCCGGCGAGGCGCAACTCGCCGGGGTGGAGCAGCAACTCGCTGCCTCTGGCCTCACACCCGCCCAGATTGAAGCCCAGTTGGCGCCGCAGCGCGCAGAACTTGCTGCCAACAAGGAAAAGCTCGACGCCGGAGCCAAGGAAGCTGCCGACGGCGCCGCCACATTGGCTCTGGGCAAGCGACAGCTCGAAGCCTCCGAAGGCCTCCGTTTTGTGTCCAGCGACAACAAAGCAGCGGTAGCCCAGGTCCAGTTCAAGACCTCCATCAACGCCGTTGACCCCGCCGTCCGCGAAGAGGTTCAGGAGATCGTCCACGGAGTTTCTTCCGCTGGCGTCACGGCCTACGCCAGCAAGGAAATCACCGAAGATGTCTCGGAGATCTTCGGTATTGCTGAAATCGTGGGCGTCGCAGTCGCGGCCTTGGTGCTGATCCTCATGCTCGGCACACTCATCGCGGCCGGGCTTCCTCTCCTGATGGCCCTGATCGGCGTAGCTGTAGGTGTCGGCGGAACGTTCGCACTGACCAGCGTCATCGACATGAGCTCCATCTCCCCGATGCTTGCCCTGATGCTCGGCCTCGCGGTTGGTATTGACTACTCCCTGTTCATCGTCAACCGACACCGCACCCAGCTTCTGGCCGGCATGGACGCGGAGGAATCCGCTGCCTTGGCTACGGGTACTTCAGGTAACGCTGTGTTGTTCGCCGGTCTCACCGTCATCATCGCCTTGGCAGCCCTCGTGGTTCCGGGCCTGCCTTTCCTCGCAGTGATGGGTGTTGCCGCCGCAGCAACAGTCGCGGTCGCCGTCGTCGTCGCTTTGACCCTGACGCCTGCCGTCCTGGGGTTGATCGGCCGCAGGCTGATCTCCAAGCGCGCTTGGGCGAAGGCTGCCAAGCACAACGCCGAGCCCGGCCACGAAGCTGCCGATCGCGAACTCGAAGAGAAGCGAAGCAGCGGGGGCTGGGGCGGCATGGTGACGCGTCACCCGTGGGTTGCATTAGTCCTCAGCGTCGTCCTTCTCGGAGCCGTTGCGTTGCCGGCTTCCCAGCTTCGGTTGGCACTTCCCGACGGCGGCTCCGAGCCGGTCGATTCGCAGGCCTTCAAGGCCTATGACCTCACCCGCAGCAGCTTCGGCGAAGGCGTCACCGGCCCGATCGTCGTCGTCGGCGAATTCCCTGAAGGCCTCAGCGAAAACGACGCCAAGAACAAGCAGTTCGATGTCGCGGACGAACTTCGCAGTGTAGGAAACGTCATCGCGGCTGTACCGATCGCGCTGAGCGAAGACCGCCGTACCGCAGTCTTCCAAGTCATTCCCAAGGAAGGCCCGGCCAGTGCGGGCACCGTGCAGGTGGTGTCTGATCTCCGCGCCAAGGGTGCAGTGATCAGCGACGACCTTGACGTGAAAATCGGCCTGACCGGACAAACCGCGGGCAACATTGACGTTTCCAACAAGCTCGGAGCCGCGTTGCCGCCGTACTTGGCGATCGTCGTCGGGCTGTCCTTGCTCTTGCTGCTGCTGGTGTTCCGCTCGATCGTTGTGCCGTTGCTGGCCACGGGCGGATTCCTGCTCTCGCTGGCCGCTGCCTTCGGTGCCGTAGTTGCCGTCTACCAGTGGGGCTGGCTCGGAGGGATCTTCGACGTCGCCAACCCGGGCGCCGTCCTGAGCTTCCTGCCCATCATCCTGATCGGGGTGCTGTTCGGACTCGCCATGGACTACCAAGTGTTTATCACGTCGGGTATGCGGGAGTCGTTTATGCACGGCGAGTCCGCCAAACACGCGGTCCGCTCCGGTTTCAGCCATGCCTCCGCCGTGGTCACTGCCGCCGCGATCATCATGGTCAGTGTGTTCTCCGGCTTCATCTTCAGCCACCTCACGATGGTCCGGCCGCTGGGCTTCGCCATGGCCTTCGGTGTGCTGATTGATGCCTTCGTCGTCCGCATGACCATCGTTCCCGCTGTGATGTATCTTCTGGGCGAGAAGGCCTGGTGGCTGCCCAAGTGGCTGGAACGTGTTCTTCCGGACGTCGATGTTGAAGGCGCCAAGCTGGAGCGCAGCGACCGCAGGAAGGCCGACGCCGGAGAACTCGTCCACTAA